A genomic segment from Oncorhynchus clarkii lewisi isolate Uvic-CL-2024 chromosome 12, UVic_Ocla_1.0, whole genome shotgun sequence encodes:
- the LOC139421233 gene encoding putative E3 ubiquitin-protein ligase UNKL isoform X1 produces the protein MPSVSKTAANASPQTEKPTHYTYLKEFRTEQCPLFLQHKCTQHRPFTCFHWHFLNQRRRRPIRRRDGTFNYSPDVYCTKYDETTGICPDGEDCPYLHRTTGDTERKYHLRYYKTGTCIHETDARGHCVKNGLHCAFAHGPHDLRPPVYDISSSLTDLLHVHREIQAQEALQNGQLGSGEGIPDLQPGVLASQAMIEKTLTEDPRWQDTNFVLANYKTEQCTKPPRLCRQGYACPHYHNSRDRRRNPRKFKYRSTPCPNVKHGDEWGEPSKCDSGDSCQYCHSRTEQQFHPEIYKSTKCNDMRQTGYCPRGPFCAFAHVERIPSTEETMNSLLTAMQSGSQAKLGSQQYSECPVSEWGSSAHSISSINNGQVGNVSYSNSPTVTPSSGSNSSLSPIGPIGRSKCLTNGSLCSESTASSVSSLTSNYPKAPGFEREDQIKNYKGHIDQKMMDLDKQTHNSVFSGMNPLTSSITSSIESSLASSIGSDSSSPTTLSTMNAKATPFYPGSNTVESVIGSALDLNFCDINVASLDKEFEEQENNSLGLSQRMLGGSAPVNIPGSLARSSSLNSNSSLSASPLSSLSQSLSQCLLSGMAPQQTQPQGLLTKPEHGLLGTPTSSQNSLGLNGGASSIWDFVSGNFSPSPSPVFSSLGSTTVSSSADLNRLFRELDEAKRKIKQWEDAWHQVKQACEAWQKDSHDAKEQAKSAEAERQLAEQTREDTERKLKELQGDFDVLCRSPGTPLLRSYGDLDQLPLPKLHSIQSQLRTDLDLIDGVLYQLQSKKCIVCQTHDRCIVLQPCQHYVLCKNCAPSKSECPYCKTKILKW, from the exons ATGCCGTCGGTTTCGAAAACGGCGGCGAACGCTTCTCCTCAAACCGAGAAACCAACCCACTATAC ATATTTGAAGGAGTTTAGGACCGAACAGTGCCCCCTCTTCTTGCAGCACAAGTGCACACAACATAGACCCTTTACATGTTTTCATTGGCATTTCCTCAACCAGAGGCGACGACGACCGATTAGAAGAAGAGATGGAACTTTTAACTACAGCCCTGACGTTTATTGCACAAAATATGACGAGACTACGGGCATTTGCCCAGATGGAGAGGA CTGTCCTTACTTGCACCGGACCACTGGTGACACAGAGCGCAAGTACCATCTTCGTTATTACAAGACTGGTACCTGTATCCATGAAACTGATGCCCGCGGGCACTGCGTGAAGAACGGCCTACACTGCGCCTTTGCCCATGGCCCACATGATCTCCGCCCCCCTGTCTATGATATCAG TAGCTCTCTCACTGATCTTCTTCATGTGCACAGAGAGATCCAGGCACAGGAAGCCCTCCAGAATGGCCAGTTGGGATCTGGAGAGGGTATCCCTGATCTACAGCCTGGCGTATTGGCCAGCCAAGCCATGATAGAGAAGACTCTTACAGAGGACCCCCGGTGGCAAG ACACCAATTTTGTTTTAGCGAACTACAAAACAGAGCAGTGCACCAAGCCTCCACGACTATGCAGACAGGGCTATGCCTGCCCTCACTACCACAATAGTAGAGACAGAAGACGAAATCCACGCAAGTTCAAATACAG GTCAACTCCGTGTCCCAATGTGAAACATGGGGATGAGTGGGGCGAGCCATCGAAGTGTGACAGTGGAGACAGCTGTCAATACTGTCACTCACGCACTGAACAGCAGTTCCACCCAGAG ATCTACAAATCCACCAAATGCAATGACATGAGGCAAACTGGTTATTGTCCTAGAGGGCCGTTCTGTGCGTTTGCGCATGTAGAAA GAATTCCCTCCACGGAAGAGACCATGAACTCGTTGCTAACAGCGATGCAGTCGGGCTCCCAGGCCAAGCTGGGCTCTCAGCAGTATTCAGAGTGTCCGGTCAGCGAGTGGGGCAGCAGTGCACACTCCATCAGCAGCATCAACAACGGCCAAGTGGGGAAT GTTTCATATTCTAATAGTCCGACTGTAACGCCAAGCTCAGGAAGCAACAGTTCATTGTCCCCAATCGGACCCATCGGCAGGTCCAAATGCTTAACTAATGGTAGCTTATGTTCAGAGTCCACCGCGTCAAGTGTGTCATCTCTGACGTCTAACTATCCCAAAGCGCCGGGCTTTGAACGCGAGGATCAG ATAAAGAACTATAAGGGACATATCGATCAAAAGATGATGGACCTAGACAAGCAG ACACACAATAGTGTATTCTCTGGGATGAACCCTCTGACATCCAGCATAACCTCCAGTATAGAATCTAGCCTGGCCTCTAGTATTGGATCAGATAGTTCCTCACCCACCACCTTATCAACAATGAATGCAAAAGCAACCCCATTCTATCCTGGGAGCAATACTGTGGAGTCAGTTATAG GTTCTGCACTTGACCTGAATTTTTGTGACATCAATGTTGCCTCTCTTGATAAAGAGTTTGAGGAGCAAGAAAACAACAGTCTTGGTTTAA GTCAAAGGATGTTGGGAGGATCCGCTCCGGTCAACATTCCTGGCTCCCTTGCACGGTCTTCTTCATTGAATTCCAACTCAtcgctctctgcctcccctctgagctcactctcccagtccctgtcccaGTGCCTGTTGTCAGGAATGGCTCCACAGCAGACACAACCTCAGGGCCTGCTAACCAAACCTGAGCATGGCCTTCTGGGAACACCTACCTCCTCTCAGAACTCTCTGG GTTTGAATGGGGGAGCTAGCAGCATATGGGACTTTGTGAGTGGCAACTTCTCTCCCAGCCCATCACCAGTGTTCAGCAGCCTGGGCTCCACCACTGTGAGCAGCAGCGCTGATCTGAACCGGCTCTTCAGGGAGCTGGACGAGGCCAAGAGGAAGATCAAGCAATGGGAAGACGCGTGGCACCAGGTCAAGCAG gcaTGTGAGGCCTGGCAGAAAGACTCCCATGATGCAAAAGAACAAGCAAAGTCAGCCGAGGCGGAGCGGCAGCTGGCAGAGCAGACGCGAGAGGACACGGAGCGCAAGCTGAAGGAGCTCCAGGGGGACTTTGACGTGCTGTGTCGCTCCCCTGGCACACCCCTGCTTAGAAGCTATGGAGACCTGGACCAGCTCCCTCTACCAAAGCTCCACTCCATCCAGAGCCAGCTGCGCACTGATCTAGACCTTATAGACGGG GTATTATATCAGCTTCAGTCAAAGAAATGTATAGTTTGCCAAACGCATGATCGTTGCATAGTCCTGCAGCCTTGCCAACATTATGTACTTTGTAAGAACTGTGCACCTAGTAAATCAGAATGTCCATACTGTAAGACAAAAATATTGAAGTGGTGA
- the LOC139421233 gene encoding putative E3 ubiquitin-protein ligase UNKL isoform X4, which produces MPSVSKTAANASPQTEKPTHYTYLKEFRTEQCPLFLQHKCTQHRPFTCFHWHFLNQRRRRPIRRRDGTFNYSPDVYCTKYDETTGICPDGEDCPYLHRTTGDTERKYHLRYYKTGTCIHETDARGHCVKNGLHCAFAHGPHDLRPPVYDIREIQAQEALQNGQLGSGEGIPDLQPGVLASQAMIEKTLTEDPRWQDTNFVLANYKTEQCTKPPRLCRQGYACPHYHNSRDRRRNPRKFKYRSTPCPNVKHGDEWGEPSKCDSGDSCQYCHSRTEQQFHPEIYKSTKCNDMRQTGYCPRGPFCAFAHVERIPSTEETMNSLLTAMQSGSQAKLGSQQYSECPVSEWGSSAHSISSINNGQVGNIKNYKGHIDQKMMDLDKQTHNSVFSGMNPLTSSITSSIESSLASSIGSDSSSPTTLSTMNAKATPFYPGSNTVESVIGSALDLNFCDINVASLDKEFEEQENNSLGLSQRMLGGSAPVNIPGSLARSSSLNSNSSLSASPLSSLSQSLSQCLLSGMAPQQTQPQGLLTKPEHGLLGTPTSSQNSLGLNGGASSIWDFVSGNFSPSPSPVFSSLGSTTVSSSADLNRLFRELDEAKRKIKQWEDAWHQVKQACEAWQKDSHDAKEQAKSAEAERQLAEQTREDTERKLKELQGDFDVLCRSPGTPLLRSYGDLDQLPLPKLHSIQSQLRTDLDLIDGVLYQLQSKKCIVCQTHDRCIVLQPCQHYVLCKNCAPSKSECPYCKTKILKW; this is translated from the exons ATGCCGTCGGTTTCGAAAACGGCGGCGAACGCTTCTCCTCAAACCGAGAAACCAACCCACTATAC ATATTTGAAGGAGTTTAGGACCGAACAGTGCCCCCTCTTCTTGCAGCACAAGTGCACACAACATAGACCCTTTACATGTTTTCATTGGCATTTCCTCAACCAGAGGCGACGACGACCGATTAGAAGAAGAGATGGAACTTTTAACTACAGCCCTGACGTTTATTGCACAAAATATGACGAGACTACGGGCATTTGCCCAGATGGAGAGGA CTGTCCTTACTTGCACCGGACCACTGGTGACACAGAGCGCAAGTACCATCTTCGTTATTACAAGACTGGTACCTGTATCCATGAAACTGATGCCCGCGGGCACTGCGTGAAGAACGGCCTACACTGCGCCTTTGCCCATGGCCCACATGATCTCCGCCCCCCTGTCTATGATATCAG AGAGATCCAGGCACAGGAAGCCCTCCAGAATGGCCAGTTGGGATCTGGAGAGGGTATCCCTGATCTACAGCCTGGCGTATTGGCCAGCCAAGCCATGATAGAGAAGACTCTTACAGAGGACCCCCGGTGGCAAG ACACCAATTTTGTTTTAGCGAACTACAAAACAGAGCAGTGCACCAAGCCTCCACGACTATGCAGACAGGGCTATGCCTGCCCTCACTACCACAATAGTAGAGACAGAAGACGAAATCCACGCAAGTTCAAATACAG GTCAACTCCGTGTCCCAATGTGAAACATGGGGATGAGTGGGGCGAGCCATCGAAGTGTGACAGTGGAGACAGCTGTCAATACTGTCACTCACGCACTGAACAGCAGTTCCACCCAGAG ATCTACAAATCCACCAAATGCAATGACATGAGGCAAACTGGTTATTGTCCTAGAGGGCCGTTCTGTGCGTTTGCGCATGTAGAAA GAATTCCCTCCACGGAAGAGACCATGAACTCGTTGCTAACAGCGATGCAGTCGGGCTCCCAGGCCAAGCTGGGCTCTCAGCAGTATTCAGAGTGTCCGGTCAGCGAGTGGGGCAGCAGTGCACACTCCATCAGCAGCATCAACAACGGCCAAGTGGGGAAT ATAAAGAACTATAAGGGACATATCGATCAAAAGATGATGGACCTAGACAAGCAG ACACACAATAGTGTATTCTCTGGGATGAACCCTCTGACATCCAGCATAACCTCCAGTATAGAATCTAGCCTGGCCTCTAGTATTGGATCAGATAGTTCCTCACCCACCACCTTATCAACAATGAATGCAAAAGCAACCCCATTCTATCCTGGGAGCAATACTGTGGAGTCAGTTATAG GTTCTGCACTTGACCTGAATTTTTGTGACATCAATGTTGCCTCTCTTGATAAAGAGTTTGAGGAGCAAGAAAACAACAGTCTTGGTTTAA GTCAAAGGATGTTGGGAGGATCCGCTCCGGTCAACATTCCTGGCTCCCTTGCACGGTCTTCTTCATTGAATTCCAACTCAtcgctctctgcctcccctctgagctcactctcccagtccctgtcccaGTGCCTGTTGTCAGGAATGGCTCCACAGCAGACACAACCTCAGGGCCTGCTAACCAAACCTGAGCATGGCCTTCTGGGAACACCTACCTCCTCTCAGAACTCTCTGG GTTTGAATGGGGGAGCTAGCAGCATATGGGACTTTGTGAGTGGCAACTTCTCTCCCAGCCCATCACCAGTGTTCAGCAGCCTGGGCTCCACCACTGTGAGCAGCAGCGCTGATCTGAACCGGCTCTTCAGGGAGCTGGACGAGGCCAAGAGGAAGATCAAGCAATGGGAAGACGCGTGGCACCAGGTCAAGCAG gcaTGTGAGGCCTGGCAGAAAGACTCCCATGATGCAAAAGAACAAGCAAAGTCAGCCGAGGCGGAGCGGCAGCTGGCAGAGCAGACGCGAGAGGACACGGAGCGCAAGCTGAAGGAGCTCCAGGGGGACTTTGACGTGCTGTGTCGCTCCCCTGGCACACCCCTGCTTAGAAGCTATGGAGACCTGGACCAGCTCCCTCTACCAAAGCTCCACTCCATCCAGAGCCAGCTGCGCACTGATCTAGACCTTATAGACGGG GTATTATATCAGCTTCAGTCAAAGAAATGTATAGTTTGCCAAACGCATGATCGTTGCATAGTCCTGCAGCCTTGCCAACATTATGTACTTTGTAAGAACTGTGCACCTAGTAAATCAGAATGTCCATACTGTAAGACAAAAATATTGAAGTGGTGA
- the LOC139421233 gene encoding putative E3 ubiquitin-protein ligase UNKL isoform X3, whose amino-acid sequence MPSVSKTAANASPQTEKPTHYTYLKEFRTEQCPLFLQHKCTQHRPFTCFHWHFLNQRRRRPIRRRDGTFNYSPDVYCTKYDETTGICPDGEDCPYLHRTTGDTERKYHLRYYKTGTCIHETDARGHCVKNGLHCAFAHGPHDLRPPVYDISSSLTDLLHVHREIQAQEALQNGQLGSGEGIPDLQPGVLASQAMIEKTLTEDPRWQDTNFVLANYKTEQCTKPPRLCRQGYACPHYHNSRDRRRNPRKFKYRSTPCPNVKHGDEWGEPSKCDSGDSCQYCHSRTEQQFHPEIYKSTKCNDMRQTGYCPRGPFCAFAHVERIPSTEETMNSLLTAMQSGSQAKLGSQQYSECPVSEWGSSAHSISSINNGQVGNIKNYKGHIDQKMMDLDKQTHNSVFSGMNPLTSSITSSIESSLASSIGSDSSSPTTLSTMNAKATPFYPGSNTVESVIGSALDLNFCDINVASLDKEFEEQENNSLGLSQRMLGGSAPVNIPGSLARSSSLNSNSSLSASPLSSLSQSLSQCLLSGMAPQQTQPQGLLTKPEHGLLGTPTSSQNSLGLNGGASSIWDFVSGNFSPSPSPVFSSLGSTTVSSSADLNRLFRELDEAKRKIKQWEDAWHQVKQACEAWQKDSHDAKEQAKSAEAERQLAEQTREDTERKLKELQGDFDVLCRSPGTPLLRSYGDLDQLPLPKLHSIQSQLRTDLDLIDGVLYQLQSKKCIVCQTHDRCIVLQPCQHYVLCKNCAPSKSECPYCKTKILKW is encoded by the exons ATGCCGTCGGTTTCGAAAACGGCGGCGAACGCTTCTCCTCAAACCGAGAAACCAACCCACTATAC ATATTTGAAGGAGTTTAGGACCGAACAGTGCCCCCTCTTCTTGCAGCACAAGTGCACACAACATAGACCCTTTACATGTTTTCATTGGCATTTCCTCAACCAGAGGCGACGACGACCGATTAGAAGAAGAGATGGAACTTTTAACTACAGCCCTGACGTTTATTGCACAAAATATGACGAGACTACGGGCATTTGCCCAGATGGAGAGGA CTGTCCTTACTTGCACCGGACCACTGGTGACACAGAGCGCAAGTACCATCTTCGTTATTACAAGACTGGTACCTGTATCCATGAAACTGATGCCCGCGGGCACTGCGTGAAGAACGGCCTACACTGCGCCTTTGCCCATGGCCCACATGATCTCCGCCCCCCTGTCTATGATATCAG TAGCTCTCTCACTGATCTTCTTCATGTGCACAGAGAGATCCAGGCACAGGAAGCCCTCCAGAATGGCCAGTTGGGATCTGGAGAGGGTATCCCTGATCTACAGCCTGGCGTATTGGCCAGCCAAGCCATGATAGAGAAGACTCTTACAGAGGACCCCCGGTGGCAAG ACACCAATTTTGTTTTAGCGAACTACAAAACAGAGCAGTGCACCAAGCCTCCACGACTATGCAGACAGGGCTATGCCTGCCCTCACTACCACAATAGTAGAGACAGAAGACGAAATCCACGCAAGTTCAAATACAG GTCAACTCCGTGTCCCAATGTGAAACATGGGGATGAGTGGGGCGAGCCATCGAAGTGTGACAGTGGAGACAGCTGTCAATACTGTCACTCACGCACTGAACAGCAGTTCCACCCAGAG ATCTACAAATCCACCAAATGCAATGACATGAGGCAAACTGGTTATTGTCCTAGAGGGCCGTTCTGTGCGTTTGCGCATGTAGAAA GAATTCCCTCCACGGAAGAGACCATGAACTCGTTGCTAACAGCGATGCAGTCGGGCTCCCAGGCCAAGCTGGGCTCTCAGCAGTATTCAGAGTGTCCGGTCAGCGAGTGGGGCAGCAGTGCACACTCCATCAGCAGCATCAACAACGGCCAAGTGGGGAAT ATAAAGAACTATAAGGGACATATCGATCAAAAGATGATGGACCTAGACAAGCAG ACACACAATAGTGTATTCTCTGGGATGAACCCTCTGACATCCAGCATAACCTCCAGTATAGAATCTAGCCTGGCCTCTAGTATTGGATCAGATAGTTCCTCACCCACCACCTTATCAACAATGAATGCAAAAGCAACCCCATTCTATCCTGGGAGCAATACTGTGGAGTCAGTTATAG GTTCTGCACTTGACCTGAATTTTTGTGACATCAATGTTGCCTCTCTTGATAAAGAGTTTGAGGAGCAAGAAAACAACAGTCTTGGTTTAA GTCAAAGGATGTTGGGAGGATCCGCTCCGGTCAACATTCCTGGCTCCCTTGCACGGTCTTCTTCATTGAATTCCAACTCAtcgctctctgcctcccctctgagctcactctcccagtccctgtcccaGTGCCTGTTGTCAGGAATGGCTCCACAGCAGACACAACCTCAGGGCCTGCTAACCAAACCTGAGCATGGCCTTCTGGGAACACCTACCTCCTCTCAGAACTCTCTGG GTTTGAATGGGGGAGCTAGCAGCATATGGGACTTTGTGAGTGGCAACTTCTCTCCCAGCCCATCACCAGTGTTCAGCAGCCTGGGCTCCACCACTGTGAGCAGCAGCGCTGATCTGAACCGGCTCTTCAGGGAGCTGGACGAGGCCAAGAGGAAGATCAAGCAATGGGAAGACGCGTGGCACCAGGTCAAGCAG gcaTGTGAGGCCTGGCAGAAAGACTCCCATGATGCAAAAGAACAAGCAAAGTCAGCCGAGGCGGAGCGGCAGCTGGCAGAGCAGACGCGAGAGGACACGGAGCGCAAGCTGAAGGAGCTCCAGGGGGACTTTGACGTGCTGTGTCGCTCCCCTGGCACACCCCTGCTTAGAAGCTATGGAGACCTGGACCAGCTCCCTCTACCAAAGCTCCACTCCATCCAGAGCCAGCTGCGCACTGATCTAGACCTTATAGACGGG GTATTATATCAGCTTCAGTCAAAGAAATGTATAGTTTGCCAAACGCATGATCGTTGCATAGTCCTGCAGCCTTGCCAACATTATGTACTTTGTAAGAACTGTGCACCTAGTAAATCAGAATGTCCATACTGTAAGACAAAAATATTGAAGTGGTGA
- the LOC139421233 gene encoding putative E3 ubiquitin-protein ligase UNKL isoform X2, which yields MPSVSKTAANASPQTEKPTHYTYLKEFRTEQCPLFLQHKCTQHRPFTCFHWHFLNQRRRRPIRRRDGTFNYSPDVYCTKYDETTGICPDGEDCPYLHRTTGDTERKYHLRYYKTGTCIHETDARGHCVKNGLHCAFAHGPHDLRPPVYDIREIQAQEALQNGQLGSGEGIPDLQPGVLASQAMIEKTLTEDPRWQDTNFVLANYKTEQCTKPPRLCRQGYACPHYHNSRDRRRNPRKFKYRSTPCPNVKHGDEWGEPSKCDSGDSCQYCHSRTEQQFHPEIYKSTKCNDMRQTGYCPRGPFCAFAHVERIPSTEETMNSLLTAMQSGSQAKLGSQQYSECPVSEWGSSAHSISSINNGQVGNVSYSNSPTVTPSSGSNSSLSPIGPIGRSKCLTNGSLCSESTASSVSSLTSNYPKAPGFEREDQIKNYKGHIDQKMMDLDKQTHNSVFSGMNPLTSSITSSIESSLASSIGSDSSSPTTLSTMNAKATPFYPGSNTVESVIGSALDLNFCDINVASLDKEFEEQENNSLGLSQRMLGGSAPVNIPGSLARSSSLNSNSSLSASPLSSLSQSLSQCLLSGMAPQQTQPQGLLTKPEHGLLGTPTSSQNSLGLNGGASSIWDFVSGNFSPSPSPVFSSLGSTTVSSSADLNRLFRELDEAKRKIKQWEDAWHQVKQACEAWQKDSHDAKEQAKSAEAERQLAEQTREDTERKLKELQGDFDVLCRSPGTPLLRSYGDLDQLPLPKLHSIQSQLRTDLDLIDGVLYQLQSKKCIVCQTHDRCIVLQPCQHYVLCKNCAPSKSECPYCKTKILKW from the exons ATGCCGTCGGTTTCGAAAACGGCGGCGAACGCTTCTCCTCAAACCGAGAAACCAACCCACTATAC ATATTTGAAGGAGTTTAGGACCGAACAGTGCCCCCTCTTCTTGCAGCACAAGTGCACACAACATAGACCCTTTACATGTTTTCATTGGCATTTCCTCAACCAGAGGCGACGACGACCGATTAGAAGAAGAGATGGAACTTTTAACTACAGCCCTGACGTTTATTGCACAAAATATGACGAGACTACGGGCATTTGCCCAGATGGAGAGGA CTGTCCTTACTTGCACCGGACCACTGGTGACACAGAGCGCAAGTACCATCTTCGTTATTACAAGACTGGTACCTGTATCCATGAAACTGATGCCCGCGGGCACTGCGTGAAGAACGGCCTACACTGCGCCTTTGCCCATGGCCCACATGATCTCCGCCCCCCTGTCTATGATATCAG AGAGATCCAGGCACAGGAAGCCCTCCAGAATGGCCAGTTGGGATCTGGAGAGGGTATCCCTGATCTACAGCCTGGCGTATTGGCCAGCCAAGCCATGATAGAGAAGACTCTTACAGAGGACCCCCGGTGGCAAG ACACCAATTTTGTTTTAGCGAACTACAAAACAGAGCAGTGCACCAAGCCTCCACGACTATGCAGACAGGGCTATGCCTGCCCTCACTACCACAATAGTAGAGACAGAAGACGAAATCCACGCAAGTTCAAATACAG GTCAACTCCGTGTCCCAATGTGAAACATGGGGATGAGTGGGGCGAGCCATCGAAGTGTGACAGTGGAGACAGCTGTCAATACTGTCACTCACGCACTGAACAGCAGTTCCACCCAGAG ATCTACAAATCCACCAAATGCAATGACATGAGGCAAACTGGTTATTGTCCTAGAGGGCCGTTCTGTGCGTTTGCGCATGTAGAAA GAATTCCCTCCACGGAAGAGACCATGAACTCGTTGCTAACAGCGATGCAGTCGGGCTCCCAGGCCAAGCTGGGCTCTCAGCAGTATTCAGAGTGTCCGGTCAGCGAGTGGGGCAGCAGTGCACACTCCATCAGCAGCATCAACAACGGCCAAGTGGGGAAT GTTTCATATTCTAATAGTCCGACTGTAACGCCAAGCTCAGGAAGCAACAGTTCATTGTCCCCAATCGGACCCATCGGCAGGTCCAAATGCTTAACTAATGGTAGCTTATGTTCAGAGTCCACCGCGTCAAGTGTGTCATCTCTGACGTCTAACTATCCCAAAGCGCCGGGCTTTGAACGCGAGGATCAG ATAAAGAACTATAAGGGACATATCGATCAAAAGATGATGGACCTAGACAAGCAG ACACACAATAGTGTATTCTCTGGGATGAACCCTCTGACATCCAGCATAACCTCCAGTATAGAATCTAGCCTGGCCTCTAGTATTGGATCAGATAGTTCCTCACCCACCACCTTATCAACAATGAATGCAAAAGCAACCCCATTCTATCCTGGGAGCAATACTGTGGAGTCAGTTATAG GTTCTGCACTTGACCTGAATTTTTGTGACATCAATGTTGCCTCTCTTGATAAAGAGTTTGAGGAGCAAGAAAACAACAGTCTTGGTTTAA GTCAAAGGATGTTGGGAGGATCCGCTCCGGTCAACATTCCTGGCTCCCTTGCACGGTCTTCTTCATTGAATTCCAACTCAtcgctctctgcctcccctctgagctcactctcccagtccctgtcccaGTGCCTGTTGTCAGGAATGGCTCCACAGCAGACACAACCTCAGGGCCTGCTAACCAAACCTGAGCATGGCCTTCTGGGAACACCTACCTCCTCTCAGAACTCTCTGG GTTTGAATGGGGGAGCTAGCAGCATATGGGACTTTGTGAGTGGCAACTTCTCTCCCAGCCCATCACCAGTGTTCAGCAGCCTGGGCTCCACCACTGTGAGCAGCAGCGCTGATCTGAACCGGCTCTTCAGGGAGCTGGACGAGGCCAAGAGGAAGATCAAGCAATGGGAAGACGCGTGGCACCAGGTCAAGCAG gcaTGTGAGGCCTGGCAGAAAGACTCCCATGATGCAAAAGAACAAGCAAAGTCAGCCGAGGCGGAGCGGCAGCTGGCAGAGCAGACGCGAGAGGACACGGAGCGCAAGCTGAAGGAGCTCCAGGGGGACTTTGACGTGCTGTGTCGCTCCCCTGGCACACCCCTGCTTAGAAGCTATGGAGACCTGGACCAGCTCCCTCTACCAAAGCTCCACTCCATCCAGAGCCAGCTGCGCACTGATCTAGACCTTATAGACGGG GTATTATATCAGCTTCAGTCAAAGAAATGTATAGTTTGCCAAACGCATGATCGTTGCATAGTCCTGCAGCCTTGCCAACATTATGTACTTTGTAAGAACTGTGCACCTAGTAAATCAGAATGTCCATACTGTAAGACAAAAATATTGAAGTGGTGA